In Phalacrocorax aristotelis chromosome 6, bGulAri2.1, whole genome shotgun sequence, one DNA window encodes the following:
- the SLC38A3 gene encoding sodium-coupled neutral amino acid transporter 3 isoform X1, with protein MDVTDMPLQAEMVELVPNGKHAAVLTASAIPSLAGDRFEENQSGMAEMEEFLPHGTEKKQTHFTDFEGKTSFGMSVFNLSNAIMGSGILGLAYAMANTGIILFLFLLTAVALLSSYSIHLLLKSSGIVGIRAYEQLGYRAFGTPGKLAAAIAITLQNIGAMSSYLYIVKSEVPLVIQTFLNLEEKTTDWYMNGNYLVILVSVTVILPLALMKQLGYLGYASGFSLSCMGFFLISVIYKKFQIPCPLPEQEGNLTGSLNATIVSTSDYQNGYTILQAPEQGTCIPSFFTLNSQTAYTIPIMAFAFVCHPEVLPIYTELKNPSKKKMQCISNISIMVMYIMYFLAALFGYLTFYGAPGYPADAVPREGLQLDPPCHHCCGPADLHQSLGHLCPLYPRHLRHDWCHLCSLPHLHLPCHLLHPHHAQGQGATALPSQNLGCLLRPRWGALHDHELELHHHRLGYRRGEERRQPLASTGCPRQPPPHPLVPQGKPALGSAPMPQPHRASPGTLRCHCPSPTVVERGAIAGAGTLRPVPEGSELGAGAVLPSSSGYPPCSTPQFSHL; from the exons ATGGACGTCACAGACATGCCCCTCCAGGCTGAGATGGTGGAGCTGGTGCCCAACGGGAAGCACGCAGCTGTGCTCACTGCCTCAGCTATCCCCTCACTGGCTGGTGACAG GTTTGAGGAGAACCAGTCTGGCATGGCAGAGATGGAGGAGTTCCTGCCCCATGGCACCGAGAAGAAGCAGACACACTTCACTGAT TTTGAAGGGAAGACGTCTTTTGGGATGTCCGTCTTCAACCTGAGCAATGCCATCATGGGCAGCGGCATCCTAGGGCTGGCCTACGCCATGGCCAATACCGGCATCATCCTCTTCCT CTTCCTCCTGACAGCGGTGGCTCTGCTCTCCAGCTACTCCATCCACCTGCTGCTCAAGTCCTCTGGCATTGTGG GCATCCGTGCCTATGAGCAGCTGGGCTACCGAGCATTCGGCACGCCAGGGAAGCTGGCTGCTGCCATCGCCATCACACTGCAGAACATTGGAG CCATGTCCAGCTACCTGTACATCGTCAAATCCGAAGTGCCTCTCGTCATCCAGACCTTCCTCAACCTGGAGGAGAAGACCAC GGACTGGTACATGAACGGGAACTACCTGGTGATCTTGGTTTCTGTCACCGTTATCCTGCCCCTGGCCCTCATGAAGCAGCTGG gcTACCTCGGCTATGCCAGCGGCTTCTCCCTCAGCTGTATGGGCTTCTTCCTCATCTCG gtcATCTATAAGAAGTTCCAGATCCCTTGCCCACTTCCTGAGCAGGAGGGGAACCTCACAGGCAGCCTCAATGCCACCATTGTCAGCACCAGTGACTACCAGAACGGCTACACCATCCTCCAGGCCCCCGAGCAGGGCACCTGCATCCCCAGCTTCTTCACCCTGAACTCCCAG ACGGCGTATACCATCCCCATTATGGCCTTTGCCTTCGTCTGCCACCCTGAGGTCCTGCCCATCTACACTGAGCTGAAGAA CCCATCCAAGAAGAAGATGCAATGCATCTCCAACATCTCCATTATGGTCATGTACATCATGTACTTCTTGGCTGCCCTCTTTGGCTACCTCACATTCTACG GTGCGCCGGGCTATCCAGCAGATGCTGTTCCAAGGGAAGGACTTCAGCTGGATCCGCCATGTCACCATTGCTGTGGTCCTGCTGACCTTCATCAATCTCTTGGTCATCTTTGCCCCCTCTATCCTCGGCATCTTCGGCATGATTG GTGCCACCTCTGCTCCTTGCCTCATCTTCATCTTCCCTGCCATCTTCTACATCCGCATCATGCCCAAGGACAAGGAGCCACTGCGCTCCCCTCCCAAAATCTTG gctgTCTGCTTCGCCCTCGTTGGGGTGCTCTTCATGATCATGAGCTTGAGCTTCATCATCATCGACTGGGCTACAGGAGGGGGGAAGAGCGGCGGCAGCCACTAGCTAGCACCGGGTGCCCACGCCaacctcctccccacccactgGTACCCCAGGGAAAGCCGGCCCTGGGCTCAGCCCCCATGCCACAGCCCCACCGGGCTTCCCCAGGGACCCTCCGCTGTCATTGCCCATCACCCACGGTGGTGGAGAGGGGAGCCATAGCAGGTGCGGGGACCCTCAGACCTGTGCCTGAGGGCAGTGAGCTTGGGGCAGGTGCTgtgctccccagctccagcGGGTACCCTCCCTGTTCCACGCCTCAgttttcccatctgtaa
- the SLC38A3 gene encoding sodium-coupled neutral amino acid transporter 3 isoform X3 → MDVTDMPLQAEMVELVPNGKHAAVLTASAIPSLAGDRFEENQSGMAEMEEFLPHGTEKKQTHFTDFEGKTSFGMSVFNLSNAIMGSGILGLAYAMANTGIILFLFLLTAVALLSSYSIHLLLKSSGIVGIRAYEQLGYRAFGTPGKLAAAIAITLQNIGAMSSYLYIVKSEVPLVIQTFLNLEEKTTDWYMNGNYLVILVSVTVILPLALMKQLGYLGYASGFSLSCMGFFLISVIYKKFQIPCPLPEQEGNLTGSLNATIVSTSDYQNGYTILQAPEQGTCIPSFFTLNSQTAYTIPIMAFAFVCHPEVLPIYTELKNPSKKKMQCISNISIMVMYIMYFLAALFGYLTFYGRVESELLHTYNKVDPFDVLILCVRVAVLTAVTLTVPIVLFPVRRAIQQMLFQGKDFSWIRHVTIAVVLLTFINLLVIFAPSILGIFGMIGATSAPCLIFIFPAIFYIRIMPKDKEPLRSPPKILAVCFALVGVLFMIMSLSFIIIDWATGGGKSGGSH, encoded by the exons ATGGACGTCACAGACATGCCCCTCCAGGCTGAGATGGTGGAGCTGGTGCCCAACGGGAAGCACGCAGCTGTGCTCACTGCCTCAGCTATCCCCTCACTGGCTGGTGACAG GTTTGAGGAGAACCAGTCTGGCATGGCAGAGATGGAGGAGTTCCTGCCCCATGGCACCGAGAAGAAGCAGACACACTTCACTGAT TTTGAAGGGAAGACGTCTTTTGGGATGTCCGTCTTCAACCTGAGCAATGCCATCATGGGCAGCGGCATCCTAGGGCTGGCCTACGCCATGGCCAATACCGGCATCATCCTCTTCCT CTTCCTCCTGACAGCGGTGGCTCTGCTCTCCAGCTACTCCATCCACCTGCTGCTCAAGTCCTCTGGCATTGTGG GCATCCGTGCCTATGAGCAGCTGGGCTACCGAGCATTCGGCACGCCAGGGAAGCTGGCTGCTGCCATCGCCATCACACTGCAGAACATTGGAG CCATGTCCAGCTACCTGTACATCGTCAAATCCGAAGTGCCTCTCGTCATCCAGACCTTCCTCAACCTGGAGGAGAAGACCAC GGACTGGTACATGAACGGGAACTACCTGGTGATCTTGGTTTCTGTCACCGTTATCCTGCCCCTGGCCCTCATGAAGCAGCTGG gcTACCTCGGCTATGCCAGCGGCTTCTCCCTCAGCTGTATGGGCTTCTTCCTCATCTCG gtcATCTATAAGAAGTTCCAGATCCCTTGCCCACTTCCTGAGCAGGAGGGGAACCTCACAGGCAGCCTCAATGCCACCATTGTCAGCACCAGTGACTACCAGAACGGCTACACCATCCTCCAGGCCCCCGAGCAGGGCACCTGCATCCCCAGCTTCTTCACCCTGAACTCCCAG ACGGCGTATACCATCCCCATTATGGCCTTTGCCTTCGTCTGCCACCCTGAGGTCCTGCCCATCTACACTGAGCTGAAGAA CCCATCCAAGAAGAAGATGCAATGCATCTCCAACATCTCCATTATGGTCATGTACATCATGTACTTCTTGGCTGCCCTCTTTGGCTACCTCACATTCTACG GGCGCGTGGAGTCAGAGCTGCTGCACACGTACAACAAGGTGGACCCCTTCGATGTGCTCATACTGTGCGTGCGGGTGGCCGTGCTGACAGCTGTCACCCTCACTGTCCCCATCGTCCTGTTCCCG GTGCGCCGGGCTATCCAGCAGATGCTGTTCCAAGGGAAGGACTTCAGCTGGATCCGCCATGTCACCATTGCTGTGGTCCTGCTGACCTTCATCAATCTCTTGGTCATCTTTGCCCCCTCTATCCTCGGCATCTTCGGCATGATTG GTGCCACCTCTGCTCCTTGCCTCATCTTCATCTTCCCTGCCATCTTCTACATCCGCATCATGCCCAAGGACAAGGAGCCACTGCGCTCCCCTCCCAAAATCTTG gctgTCTGCTTCGCCCTCGTTGGGGTGCTCTTCATGATCATGAGCTTGAGCTTCATCATCATCGACTGGGCTACAGGAGGGGGGAAGAGCGGCGGCAGCCACTAG
- the SLC38A3 gene encoding sodium-coupled neutral amino acid transporter 3 isoform X2, giving the protein MAEMEEFLPHGTEKKQTHFTDFEGKTSFGMSVFNLSNAIMGSGILGLAYAMANTGIILFLFLLTAVALLSSYSIHLLLKSSGIVGIRAYEQLGYRAFGTPGKLAAAIAITLQNIGAMSSYLYIVKSEVPLVIQTFLNLEEKTTDWYMNGNYLVILVSVTVILPLALMKQLGYLGYASGFSLSCMGFFLISVIYKKFQIPCPLPEQEGNLTGSLNATIVSTSDYQNGYTILQAPEQGTCIPSFFTLNSQTAYTIPIMAFAFVCHPEVLPIYTELKNPSKKKMQCISNISIMVMYIMYFLAALFGYLTFYGAPGYPADAVPREGLQLDPPCHHCCGPADLHQSLGHLCPLYPRHLRHDWCHLCSLPHLHLPCHLLHPHHAQGQGATALPSQNLGCLLRPRWGALHDHELELHHHRLGYRRGEERRQPLASTGCPRQPPPHPLVPQGKPALGSAPMPQPHRASPGTLRCHCPSPTVVERGAIAGAGTLRPVPEGSELGAGAVLPSSSGYPPCSTPQFSHL; this is encoded by the exons ATGGCAGAGATGGAGGAGTTCCTGCCCCATGGCACCGAGAAGAAGCAGACACACTTCACTGAT TTTGAAGGGAAGACGTCTTTTGGGATGTCCGTCTTCAACCTGAGCAATGCCATCATGGGCAGCGGCATCCTAGGGCTGGCCTACGCCATGGCCAATACCGGCATCATCCTCTTCCT CTTCCTCCTGACAGCGGTGGCTCTGCTCTCCAGCTACTCCATCCACCTGCTGCTCAAGTCCTCTGGCATTGTGG GCATCCGTGCCTATGAGCAGCTGGGCTACCGAGCATTCGGCACGCCAGGGAAGCTGGCTGCTGCCATCGCCATCACACTGCAGAACATTGGAG CCATGTCCAGCTACCTGTACATCGTCAAATCCGAAGTGCCTCTCGTCATCCAGACCTTCCTCAACCTGGAGGAGAAGACCAC GGACTGGTACATGAACGGGAACTACCTGGTGATCTTGGTTTCTGTCACCGTTATCCTGCCCCTGGCCCTCATGAAGCAGCTGG gcTACCTCGGCTATGCCAGCGGCTTCTCCCTCAGCTGTATGGGCTTCTTCCTCATCTCG gtcATCTATAAGAAGTTCCAGATCCCTTGCCCACTTCCTGAGCAGGAGGGGAACCTCACAGGCAGCCTCAATGCCACCATTGTCAGCACCAGTGACTACCAGAACGGCTACACCATCCTCCAGGCCCCCGAGCAGGGCACCTGCATCCCCAGCTTCTTCACCCTGAACTCCCAG ACGGCGTATACCATCCCCATTATGGCCTTTGCCTTCGTCTGCCACCCTGAGGTCCTGCCCATCTACACTGAGCTGAAGAA CCCATCCAAGAAGAAGATGCAATGCATCTCCAACATCTCCATTATGGTCATGTACATCATGTACTTCTTGGCTGCCCTCTTTGGCTACCTCACATTCTACG GTGCGCCGGGCTATCCAGCAGATGCTGTTCCAAGGGAAGGACTTCAGCTGGATCCGCCATGTCACCATTGCTGTGGTCCTGCTGACCTTCATCAATCTCTTGGTCATCTTTGCCCCCTCTATCCTCGGCATCTTCGGCATGATTG GTGCCACCTCTGCTCCTTGCCTCATCTTCATCTTCCCTGCCATCTTCTACATCCGCATCATGCCCAAGGACAAGGAGCCACTGCGCTCCCCTCCCAAAATCTTG gctgTCTGCTTCGCCCTCGTTGGGGTGCTCTTCATGATCATGAGCTTGAGCTTCATCATCATCGACTGGGCTACAGGAGGGGGGAAGAGCGGCGGCAGCCACTAGCTAGCACCGGGTGCCCACGCCaacctcctccccacccactgGTACCCCAGGGAAAGCCGGCCCTGGGCTCAGCCCCCATGCCACAGCCCCACCGGGCTTCCCCAGGGACCCTCCGCTGTCATTGCCCATCACCCACGGTGGTGGAGAGGGGAGCCATAGCAGGTGCGGGGACCCTCAGACCTGTGCCTGAGGGCAGTGAGCTTGGGGCAGGTGCTgtgctccccagctccagcGGGTACCCTCCCTGTTCCACGCCTCAgttttcccatctgtaa